A DNA window from uncultured Methanoregula sp. contains the following coding sequences:
- a CDS encoding CDC48 family AAA ATPase, whose translation MAEVQLRVDSAYPGDQGGGKARLDPETMLLLKISPGDLVVIEGKRRTVAKVWRSLVEDWNQRKIRIDNFTRQNAGVSIGDTVKIAKITDEIEAKRVVLAPPEDLPKKIPIANNPHVVNGLIDFPIVKNDTIPIMLGLPFIQPQIVGFKVVEVEPEEAVIITKNTAIEFSDKPAAGFEGVKRFSYEDIGGLKDELQRLRETIELPLRHPELFQKLGIEPPKGVLLYGPPGTGKTLIAKAVASESGAHFIHIAGPEVISKYYGESEQRLREIFEEARENAPSIVFIDELDSIAPRREEVTGEVERRVVAQLLTMMDGLEERGQVIVIGATNRVDAIDAALRRPGRFDREIEIGVPSEPDRIEILKIHTRGMPLADDVSLEVLSQQTHGFVGADLAALSREAAIRALRRYLPQLDLDADEIPAEVLDTLKVFAGDFRSAQRDVSPSAMREVMLEVSHVKWQNVGGLESAKTEVREAVELPLTNPQKLDDMGIEPPRGILLYGPPGTGKTLIAKAVASESGANFIPIRGPELLSKWVGESERAVREIFKKARQVSPSILFFDEIDSIAPVRGSSNNSQALDNVLNQILTEMDGLVELKDVVIMGATNKPDLVDPALLRAGRFDRLVYIGEPTLEDRKKIITIHIRFMPVEGSTLEEIVGLTDRYSEDGIAELVEKLGKDKQITADEIRPLVTPAPEDSTGLAAGFRRKRLVELFAEKNLAFVDPARSSLADLLAAETEGFVGSDLESLSREAGMLAIRENVSVVTRQHFADAQKKIHPTMNDNLRDYYGKIQQFFKGGLPKKVQPMEYQ comes from the coding sequence ATGGCTGAAGTGCAATTGAGGGTGGATTCCGCATATCCCGGCGATCAGGGTGGCGGAAAAGCCCGGCTGGATCCAGAGACGATGCTGCTCCTGAAGATCTCGCCCGGCGATCTGGTCGTGATCGAGGGAAAACGCCGGACTGTTGCCAAGGTCTGGCGGTCGCTTGTCGAGGACTGGAACCAGCGCAAGATCCGGATCGACAACTTCACCCGGCAGAATGCCGGTGTCAGCATAGGCGATACCGTAAAAATTGCAAAGATCACGGACGAGATCGAGGCAAAGCGGGTTGTCCTCGCACCCCCCGAGGATCTGCCCAAGAAGATCCCGATTGCCAACAACCCGCATGTGGTCAACGGGCTCATCGATTTTCCGATCGTCAAGAACGACACAATCCCGATCATGCTCGGGCTGCCGTTCATCCAGCCGCAGATCGTCGGGTTCAAGGTTGTCGAAGTGGAACCCGAGGAAGCCGTCATCATCACCAAGAACACTGCAATAGAGTTCTCGGACAAACCGGCAGCGGGTTTCGAGGGGGTCAAGCGGTTCAGCTACGAGGATATCGGCGGGTTGAAAGACGAACTCCAGCGTCTTCGCGAGACAATAGAGCTCCCCCTCCGGCACCCGGAACTTTTCCAGAAGCTCGGGATCGAGCCGCCCAAGGGTGTCCTTCTCTATGGCCCGCCAGGAACGGGCAAGACCCTGATTGCAAAAGCGGTTGCATCCGAGAGCGGGGCGCACTTCATCCACATCGCAGGCCCCGAGGTAATCTCGAAATATTACGGGGAGAGCGAGCAGCGGCTCCGTGAAATTTTCGAGGAAGCGCGGGAGAATGCCCCCTCCATCGTCTTCATTGACGAACTGGACTCAATCGCCCCCCGGCGCGAGGAAGTGACCGGGGAAGTGGAGCGCCGAGTGGTTGCCCAGCTCCTGACCATGATGGACGGCCTTGAGGAGCGCGGCCAGGTCATCGTGATCGGTGCCACGAACCGCGTCGATGCCATCGATGCAGCGCTCAGGAGACCCGGCCGGTTCGACCGCGAGATCGAGATCGGTGTCCCGAGCGAGCCTGACCGGATCGAGATCCTGAAGATCCACACCCGGGGAATGCCTCTTGCGGATGATGTCAGCCTCGAAGTCCTCTCCCAGCAGACCCACGGGTTTGTCGGGGCGGACCTTGCAGCCCTCTCCCGCGAAGCAGCGATCCGGGCCCTCCGGCGTTATCTTCCTCAGCTGGATCTCGATGCAGACGAGATCCCCGCGGAAGTGCTCGACACCCTCAAAGTCTTTGCAGGAGATTTCAGGAGTGCCCAGCGGGATGTGAGCCCGAGCGCGATGCGCGAGGTGATGCTCGAGGTCTCGCACGTGAAATGGCAGAATGTCGGCGGCCTTGAATCAGCCAAGACCGAAGTGCGCGAGGCAGTCGAGCTTCCGCTCACGAATCCCCAGAAACTGGACGACATGGGAATCGAACCCCCCCGGGGGATTCTTCTCTACGGCCCGCCCGGTACAGGAAAGACCCTGATCGCAAAAGCGGTTGCTTCCGAGAGCGGTGCAAACTTCATCCCGATTCGCGGCCCCGAGCTGCTCTCGAAATGGGTCGGGGAGAGCGAACGGGCGGTCCGGGAAATTTTCAAGAAAGCCCGGCAGGTCTCCCCGTCGATCCTCTTCTTTGACGAGATAGATTCGATAGCCCCTGTACGGGGCTCTTCGAACAACTCCCAGGCCCTTGATAATGTGCTCAACCAGATCCTGACAGAGATGGACGGCCTTGTTGAACTCAAGGACGTTGTGATCATGGGTGCGACCAACAAACCCGATCTGGTTGACCCGGCACTCCTCCGGGCCGGCCGGTTCGACCGCCTGGTCTACATCGGCGAGCCCACGCTTGAGGACCGGAAAAAGATCATAACAATCCACATCCGCTTCATGCCGGTCGAGGGATCGACCCTGGAAGAGATTGTCGGCCTTACGGACCGGTACTCCGAGGATGGGATTGCGGAACTGGTAGAGAAACTCGGCAAAGACAAACAGATCACCGCAGACGAGATCAGGCCGCTTGTCACGCCGGCACCGGAAGACAGCACCGGCCTTGCCGCCGGCTTCCGCCGGAAGCGGCTCGTCGAGTTGTTCGCAGAAAAGAATCTTGCATTTGTGGATCCGGCCCGCAGCAGCCTTGCTGACCTCCTTGCAGCCGAGACCGAGGGTTTTGTCGGATCCGATCTCGAATCGCTCTCAAGGGAAGCCGGCATGCTCGCAATACGGGAAAACGTCTCTGTTGTGACCCGGCAGCATTTTGCCGATGCCCAGAAGAAGATCCACCCGACCATGAACGACAACCTGCGGGACTATTACGGCAAGATCCAGCAGTTCTTCAAAGGCGGGCTCCCGAAGAAAGTCCAGCCCATGGAATACCAGTAA
- a CDS encoding sulfite exporter TauE/SafE family protein → MEPLLNTIILVITGLFAGTTSGIFGVGGGFLMTPVQYWIYTSTGIDSTLATRLAFGTSLAVMLPTMISGATGHHRRGAVNWKAALPMGCAAVLGGFLGGTVATHLPGQLLRIIFALLVTAMALRMIWHIHACPVCEPRGSTPIYLLIGISIGFVSGIAGIGGGILLVPVLVIALGYPMHLAVGTSSACLIFSSAGSVAAYIINGIGVGGLPAYSVGYVDLVTFALLAITTIPLARFGVRCAHGCSGRTLQIVFAVFMALIGILMLVSG, encoded by the coding sequence ATGGAGCCGCTGCTGAATACTATCATTCTTGTCATTACCGGCCTGTTTGCAGGAACAACTTCCGGAATCTTCGGGGTCGGCGGCGGATTCCTGATGACACCGGTCCAGTACTGGATCTATACGTCAACAGGGATTGACAGCACGCTTGCAACCAGGCTTGCATTCGGAACCTCGCTTGCCGTCATGCTGCCAACCATGATCAGCGGCGCCACCGGCCACCACCGGCGCGGGGCGGTGAACTGGAAAGCGGCACTTCCCATGGGATGCGCTGCAGTGCTCGGAGGTTTTCTCGGAGGGACCGTTGCCACCCACCTGCCGGGCCAGCTGCTCCGGATCATCTTTGCGCTGCTTGTCACGGCCATGGCTCTCCGTATGATCTGGCATATCCATGCCTGCCCGGTCTGCGAGCCCCGCGGATCAACGCCCATCTACCTTCTCATCGGAATATCCATAGGATTCGTTTCAGGTATCGCGGGAATCGGAGGCGGCATCCTGCTCGTTCCCGTTCTCGTCATCGCTCTTGGGTACCCGATGCACCTGGCGGTCGGGACTTCATCTGCGTGCCTGATCTTCTCTTCAGCAGGTTCCGTTGCCGCATATATCATCAACGGGATCGGCGTTGGAGGTCTTCCGGCCTACTCGGTCGGCTACGTGGACCTTGTCACGTTTGCTCTTCTTGCCATAACAACAATCCCGCTTGCACGATTCGGCGTGCGGTGCGCCCACGGCTGCTCCGGCCGGACATTGCAGATAGTCTTTGCCGTATTCATGGCGCTCATCGGGATCCTGATGCTCGTGAGCGGATAA
- a CDS encoding isochorismatase family cysteine hydrolase — protein MGKPALLIIDMQNDFVLEDKPLNVAQARSVVPQIRSVLSAFRKRNLPVFHVVRVHRKDGSDVEIIRRDRFMNAPFAVEGTTGAAVIDELSPLPGEYVITKIRMSAFIGTELDLMLRTLGVTTLVVCGIQTPNCIRTTVFDAIAYNYPAVLIDDATGAASEEIHRANVRDMQNIGVRIVQTAGVGALVDSL, from the coding sequence ATGGGAAAACCTGCACTCCTGATAATCGATATGCAGAATGATTTTGTTCTCGAGGACAAACCGCTCAACGTTGCCCAGGCCCGGAGCGTTGTGCCGCAGATACGGTCCGTACTCTCGGCTTTCCGAAAACGGAACCTGCCGGTCTTTCATGTGGTCAGGGTGCACCGGAAGGACGGGTCGGACGTGGAGATCATCCGAAGGGACCGCTTCATGAACGCTCCATTTGCGGTGGAAGGGACCACGGGTGCCGCAGTCATCGACGAACTCTCGCCGCTTCCCGGAGAGTACGTCATAACCAAGATCCGGATGAGTGCGTTCATCGGGACGGAGCTTGACCTGATGCTCCGGACCCTTGGTGTAACAACCTTGGTTGTCTGCGGTATCCAGACGCCGAACTGTATCCGGACAACGGTCTTTGACGCCATCGCATACAATTACCCGGCTGTCCTTATCGATGATGCAACCGGGGCGGCATCCGAAGAGATACACCGGGCAAATGTCCGGGATATGCAGAATATCGGGGTAAGGATTGTACAAACAGCCGGTGTCGGAGCGCTGGTAGATTCCCTGTGA
- a CDS encoding class I adenylate-forming enzyme family protein yields the protein MSNVTTLLDAKSVPEAKAALVCPSRGETCSYKKLREEMNRIGLGLRNLGVKKGDRVCIYLDSSPEYLISYFAIWRIGAVAVPTNIVYRGEELLHVINDAGACAVITDDRGVEVIAGIRSHAPTLAHIIATGSSREGSITWDAFPPAPQNMRAVNCSTEDLCHIQYTAGTTGKPKGAMLTHGNWMTALDTERDALRLRPVDVYLGIYPMGHVGLSWGLSVIRAGGTYVMMERFDLDSYLALAERYQVSVLAGMPPVIYSLVHAPPGTEEQLKNVRVIISGGGQLLPSVWEAFDRRYHIPVANSYGLSETIVIGSGTTTLPEYPHLTKGYQSVGVAVGYTELRIVDAGDPENELSSGENGEIALRGPAVAKGYWNLPDATREVFRHDGWFLTGDIGNLDDDGILCITDRKKDMIIMSGWKIYPTEVENVIIQHPAVMDVAVFGIPDERKGEVPVAALVLRPGFTLSESELEAYCRDHLAGYKIPRRLVITNALPRVHGWKLLRRDLRKKFGDLGP from the coding sequence ATGTCCAACGTCACCACCCTGCTCGATGCGAAAAGCGTTCCCGAGGCAAAGGCAGCTCTGGTCTGCCCTTCCCGGGGCGAGACCTGCAGCTACAAGAAACTCCGGGAGGAGATGAACCGGATCGGTCTCGGTCTCCGCAATCTCGGCGTGAAGAAAGGGGACCGGGTCTGCATCTACCTTGACAGTTCGCCGGAGTATCTCATCAGTTATTTTGCCATCTGGCGCATTGGCGCGGTGGCGGTTCCTACCAACATCGTGTATCGCGGGGAAGAGCTGCTGCATGTGATCAATGATGCAGGTGCCTGTGCGGTCATCACGGATGACAGGGGCGTGGAGGTCATTGCCGGTATCCGGAGCCATGCACCAACGCTTGCCCACATCATCGCAACGGGCAGCAGCCGTGAAGGATCGATCACATGGGACGCGTTCCCCCCGGCCCCCCAGAATATGCGGGCGGTCAACTGTTCTACCGAAGATCTCTGCCATATCCAGTACACCGCAGGAACCACCGGCAAGCCCAAGGGCGCCATGCTCACCCATGGCAACTGGATGACGGCCCTCGATACCGAACGCGATGCCCTCCGGCTCCGGCCGGTCGATGTTTACCTGGGAATTTATCCTATGGGCCACGTCGGCCTCTCGTGGGGCCTCTCCGTGATCCGGGCCGGTGGCACGTACGTGATGATGGAGCGGTTCGATCTGGACTCATACCTTGCTCTTGCAGAGAGATATCAGGTTTCCGTCCTTGCCGGCATGCCGCCGGTCATCTACTCCCTGGTCCATGCACCCCCGGGAACGGAAGAGCAGCTGAAGAACGTAAGAGTGATCATATCCGGCGGGGGCCAGCTCCTCCCCTCGGTATGGGAAGCGTTTGACCGGCGCTATCATATTCCGGTGGCAAACTCGTACGGGTTGTCTGAGACGATCGTCATCGGCTCAGGCACAACAACCCTTCCCGAGTACCCCCACCTGACCAAAGGGTACCAGAGTGTCGGCGTTGCCGTCGGGTATACCGAATTGCGAATCGTGGATGCCGGGGATCCTGAAAACGAACTCTCATCGGGAGAGAACGGGGAGATTGCGCTCCGGGGGCCCGCGGTGGCGAAAGGGTACTGGAACCTGCCGGATGCGACCCGTGAAGTGTTCCGTCATGACGGCTGGTTCCTCACAGGGGATATCGGGAATCTGGACGATGACGGGATCCTCTGCATCACGGACCGGAAAAAGGACATGATCATCATGTCGGGCTGGAAGATCTACCCGACAGAAGTGGAGAATGTCATCATCCAGCACCCGGCCGTGATGGATGTGGCAGTGTTCGGTATTCCGGATGAGCGCAAAGGCGAGGTTCCGGTTGCGGCTCTGGTGCTCAGACCCGGCTTCACGCTGTCGGAATCGGAGCTGGAAGCCTACTGCCGTGATCACCTGGCAGGCTACAAGATTCCGCGCCGGCTGGTGATCACCAATGCACTCCCCCGGGTCCATGGCTGGAAGCTGCTCAGAAGGGATCTCAGGAAAAAATTCGGAGATTTGGGGCCCTGA
- a CDS encoding ATPase domain-containing protein — protein sequence MDTKSRIQDLPISGRTKKRTTGIIGLNLLLDGGFPEGTLVMVYGTPLAGVDLAAGQFWKAEGGEEGSYLMNDGDIELGMIDATELHPEMYLHQMAGSRIVVDSLSTMVIRYGIDSALKFLRIAREEIKKRNANLMFVVYTGIHTPMEMTRIMRAADIVIEFKTDVHQSEIERTLAVHKIRDAAAPQRLLPFIITEKGIEASTTSRVV from the coding sequence TTGGATACTAAAAGCCGCATTCAGGATCTCCCGATCAGCGGTAGGACAAAGAAACGGACTACCGGCATCATCGGGCTCAACCTCCTCCTTGACGGAGGATTTCCCGAGGGGACCCTCGTCATGGTCTACGGGACACCTCTTGCCGGTGTTGATCTTGCGGCCGGCCAGTTCTGGAAAGCGGAGGGCGGGGAAGAAGGGTCGTACCTGATGAACGATGGCGACATTGAGCTCGGGATGATCGATGCAACCGAACTGCACCCCGAGATGTATCTTCACCAGATGGCGGGAAGCCGGATTGTCGTGGACTCGCTCTCGACCATGGTCATCAGATACGGGATCGACAGCGCCCTTAAATTCCTGCGGATCGCCCGCGAAGAGATTAAAAAACGCAATGCGAACCTGATGTTTGTGGTCTATACCGGGATTCATACGCCGATGGAGATGACCCGGATCATGCGGGCGGCAGATATCGTCATCGAGTTCAAGACCGATGTCCACCAGAGCGAGATCGAGCGGACGCTTGCCGTTCATAAGATCCGGGATGCTGCAGCACCCCAGCGGCTCCTGCCGTTCATCATAACGGAAAAAGGGATCGAGGCCTCGACTACTTCAAGAGTTGTATAA
- a CDS encoding PKD domain-containing protein: MAKVNPYSNAGEVTAVDIPITIRSDSVMLSNTSRVQFTGAGYTHTIGGVSITMNPVMSKTGGKATIKGNKRHYGTDPAVEHELYKDLIKERIILKSPGTIRYSYDLQILNRVIPEPESVLPLKISGKKNTNNISRIFEKITNLTQNNTIDINSDPWGNLVVYVNGKDIVVMPRPFAIDASGKRFDMDFNLDKENRIITINGDLSGARYPIIVDPTERVTNGFFLDGLAGWTVVNTCPPEELYILLENWFGYPTVYGCLCANNCYVGLGQDVDLTNVTTLSVDLLSDPWTENEGVTRLAVFVDETEVYTQYSSYDHYITNIDVSTYSGIHNIQIRFYSGYAWGAFIIYSISAIGSVVPPVPVAAFTASPTTGIAPLTVQFNDTSTNVPTSWNWSFGDGGVATTQNPSHTYASAGAYDVGLTVTNAGGSNTTVKVGYVVVTASMSSQATNIQGINVSGTGISRQNFIEDAANAQRALGYSAETKYYNQTNNMRSYIQNRLSNDGIFFFDGHGLDGGGGIKVNDDRDEWYYAHGSLDYNFNDISSFSLMRLAVLLGCQTGLTSSSNGNLVDVIINKGGKCAMGWTKDLSWDLSPQYGTEFWNQMDGQTTPFYAHDIAKNAVKNQILCQNRYATWPDIYTEYCNYDELYSSGTDCNTVLQTVNSNQMASVYSLQKTSEIEKQSLKFSDQSLNQKRNIIRLFSQKPDLNITFKKKTHQSYADLYEFKGSDSSSFIVNDATGRIQSAVWSELRSKSWKESINLKQGYIIAEAFAKKKYPELWNISKSRGIKLTRNEVLDRGGDRQLCFTWEGILYGSSNASGPRTELRDGNGVSISVSPYTGHIIDYNEIYLPSVYAHTSLTSLTSTVTEDQARGYAIAKFRSLGVNVNQSGSIKSLGIKTILDTENVPYMTWTFGMERKGKLGMERASVSVDAQDGHIVWSQPFV, from the coding sequence ATGGCAAAGGTGAATCCCTATAGTAATGCCGGAGAGGTTACTGCAGTTGATATTCCGATAACGATTAGATCTGATTCGGTGATGTTGAGTAATACATCCCGTGTACAATTCACCGGTGCCGGATATACCCATACCATCGGCGGAGTGTCCATAACCATGAACCCCGTGATGTCGAAAACCGGTGGGAAGGCCACAATAAAAGGAAACAAACGCCATTATGGTACTGATCCTGCTGTAGAACATGAACTGTACAAGGATTTGATCAAGGAGCGTATTATTCTTAAATCCCCGGGGACAATCCGTTACTCATACGACCTCCAAATTTTAAACAGAGTTATCCCTGAGCCGGAGAGCGTATTGCCTCTAAAAATATCCGGTAAAAAAAACACCAATAATATTTCACGTATTTTCGAAAAAATTACAAATCTTACCCAAAATAATACAATCGATATCAATTCCGACCCGTGGGGAAATCTTGTAGTCTATGTCAACGGGAAAGATATCGTTGTTATGCCCCGCCCCTTTGCAATTGATGCATCCGGCAAGCGGTTCGACATGGATTTTAACTTGGATAAAGAAAACCGGATAATCACCATCAATGGCGATTTATCTGGTGCGCGGTACCCAATCATAGTCGATCCAACAGAACGTGTTACCAATGGATTTTTCCTTGACGGGCTCGCAGGTTGGACAGTAGTGAATACCTGTCCTCCGGAAGAATTGTATATCCTTTTAGAGAATTGGTTCGGATATCCAACCGTTTACGGGTGTTTGTGTGCCAATAATTGCTATGTAGGATTAGGTCAGGACGTCGATTTGACAAACGTGACGACACTCAGTGTCGACCTGTTGTCAGACCCTTGGACGGAAAATGAGGGTGTAACCCGCCTGGCAGTATTCGTTGATGAGACTGAGGTTTACACCCAATATTCTTCATATGATCATTATATAACAAATATTGATGTTTCGACCTATTCGGGCATTCATAATATCCAAATCCGTTTCTACTCTGGATATGCTTGGGGTGCGTTCATCATTTATTCAATATCGGCTATCGGATCGGTTGTTCCACCAGTTCCTGTTGCGGCCTTTACTGCCTCCCCCACTACAGGGATCGCCCCACTTACCGTCCAATTCAATGACACATCTACTAATGTACCAACTTCATGGAACTGGTCTTTTGGGGATGGAGGTGTCGCGACAACACAGAATCCGTCGCACACATATGCTTCAGCGGGAGCGTACGACGTGGGCCTGACTGTGACGAATGCGGGAGGGAGTAACACGACGGTGAAGGTTGGATATGTGGTAGTGACTGCGTCAATGTCGAGTCAGGCAACAAACATTCAAGGGATTAATGTATCCGGAACAGGAATATCACGACAAAATTTCATTGAAGATGCTGCAAATGCACAAAGGGCTCTTGGGTATAGTGCTGAAACGAAATATTACAACCAAACCAACAATATGCGCAGCTACATCCAAAACCGGCTGTCAAACGACGGAATATTCTTTTTTGATGGGCATGGATTAGATGGGGGAGGCGGGATTAAAGTAAATGATGATAGGGATGAATGGTATTACGCACATGGAAGTCTTGATTATAACTTCAACGATATCTCTTCATTTAGTCTGATGCGGTTAGCAGTACTCTTGGGATGTCAGACGGGTCTGACGAGTTCATCCAATGGAAACTTGGTCGATGTGATCATTAATAAGGGTGGAAAATGTGCAATGGGATGGACTAAAGATCTTTCATGGGATTTATCTCCACAATATGGGACAGAATTCTGGAATCAGATGGATGGCCAGACTACCCCTTTTTATGCACATGATATCGCAAAGAATGCGGTAAAAAACCAAATCCTTTGCCAAAATCGTTATGCTACTTGGCCGGATATTTATACAGAGTATTGTAACTATGATGAACTGTATTCGTCAGGAACTGATTGTAATACGGTATTACAAACTGTTAACTCAAACCAGATGGCCAGTGTATATTCCTTACAAAAAACATCAGAAATTGAGAAACAGAGTCTCAAGTTTTCAGACCAATCACTCAATCAAAAAAGGAATATTATCCGGTTATTCTCACAAAAACCCGATCTGAACATTACATTCAAGAAAAAAACGCATCAATCTTACGCAGATCTCTATGAATTCAAAGGATCTGATTCTTCAAGTTTCATCGTGAATGATGCCACGGGACGGATTCAGAGTGCGGTTTGGAGCGAGCTAAGATCAAAGTCCTGGAAAGAGAGCATCAATCTCAAACAGGGTTATATAATTGCCGAGGCATTTGCAAAGAAAAAATATCCGGAATTATGGAATATTTCAAAATCCCGGGGAATAAAACTGACAAGAAATGAAGTGCTTGACCGTGGTGGGGACAGGCAACTCTGTTTCACTTGGGAGGGGATCCTCTACGGCTCGTCCAACGCATCAGGTCCACGGACTGAGCTTCGTGATGGAAACGGAGTATCTATCAGCGTTAGTCCCTATACGGGGCACATTATTGATTACAATGAAATATATTTACCCTCTGTATATGCCCATACATCGCTTACCTCCCTGACATCAACGGTGACGGAAGATCAGGCAAGGGGATATGCAATCGCGAAGTTCAGATCGCTTGGTGTAAATGTGAATCAATCCGGGAGCATCAAATCTCTTGGCATTAAAACTATCCTTGATACAGAGAATGTTCCTTATATGACTTGGACTTTCGGAATGGAGCGGAAGGGTAAATTGGGGATGGAACGGGCATCAGTTAGTGTCGATGCGCAGGATGGACATATCGTGTGGTCCCAGCCATTTGTATGA
- a CDS encoding C39 family peptidase has protein sequence MRRLYVILTICIVIPIMALLINAVFLHASEQTLLAKSSGIQYGLDSSLPPPKYYTGIDFDTLKSNHHLTVIPLKSYRQQVTNYSCGAVSAMTVMAYYGHPLPNTDAEEIRLAHEMNPTVSDTTGINPVQITTWFNKNGWNATWGTNGTYEMLRENLANGTPTMVEWIDWGGHWVVLTGYDTRGTETIWDDVISFADSVDCHDDRVDGVTYFNYGEFDAMWFDAHYFPEGMNNRVYVVAVPGTAKAS, from the coding sequence ATGCGCCGCCTCTATGTCATCCTCACGATCTGCATTGTTATTCCGATTATGGCACTTCTGATAAATGCGGTCTTCCTGCATGCATCGGAGCAGACCCTCCTTGCAAAATCTTCCGGGATCCAGTACGGTCTCGACTCATCGCTCCCCCCGCCGAAATATTACACCGGCATCGATTTCGATACCCTGAAATCCAACCATCATCTCACGGTAATCCCGCTCAAAAGTTACCGGCAGCAGGTGACCAACTACAGCTGCGGTGCGGTGTCGGCCATGACGGTCATGGCATATTATGGCCATCCCCTGCCCAACACCGATGCGGAAGAGATACGTCTTGCCCACGAGATGAACCCGACCGTCTCCGACACCACCGGGATCAACCCCGTACAGATAACCACATGGTTCAATAAAAACGGCTGGAACGCGACCTGGGGGACCAACGGAACCTATGAGATGCTCCGCGAAAACCTTGCAAACGGTACCCCCACCATGGTGGAATGGATAGACTGGGGCGGCCACTGGGTTGTCCTCACAGGATATGACACCCGGGGGACCGAAACAATCTGGGACGATGTGATCAGTTTTGCCGATTCCGTTGACTGCCACGATGACCGGGTGGACGGTGTCACGTACTTCAACTACGGGGAGTTCGATGCCATGTGGTTCGATGCCCACTATTTCCCGGAGGGCATGAATAACCGGGTCTATGTTGTGGCTGTGCCAGGAACAGCCAAAGCCAGCTGA
- a CDS encoding AN1-type zinc finger domain-containing protein — translation MTRCDQCGSETPLPFTCQHCGGKFCPDCRLPPNHNCTGMGSWNKNPRPSVSVNYGRRGGVSATGGGYIPDSRNGKRKTLAAGIPYLMIMVVIIILVLLGLAWLALSGNPVG, via the coding sequence ATGACTCGGTGCGATCAGTGCGGCAGCGAGACCCCGCTCCCGTTCACCTGCCAGCATTGTGGCGGGAAGTTCTGCCCGGACTGCCGGCTCCCGCCCAATCACAACTGTACCGGCATGGGAAGCTGGAACAAAAACCCCAGGCCATCTGTCAGCGTGAATTACGGCAGGAGGGGTGGAGTCTCCGCTACGGGCGGGGGATATATTCCTGATTCCCGCAATGGGAAACGGAAAACGCTGGCAGCGGGAATCCCGTACCTGATGATCATGGTCGTGATCATCATCCTTGTCCTGCTCGGGCTTGCCTGGTTGGCCCTTTCGGGAAACCCGGTCGGTTGA
- a CDS encoding DUF6790 family protein, whose protein sequence is MTVSSATSREAELLFRATLGVSIVGIFFGIFFLFINSDLAIRIAATLLVGIVGILSFLRHSVYFRSDQARMGWHQEHPEFQMEVGFANLAIGVWAIAVSVLNFGASACGLMLAVYGTYLLCTLVLHVYEAMSKDTVVPEVRERMIRSIFSTLLFVIALFAFAIIAFLQTGPVWSVHI, encoded by the coding sequence ATGACAGTCTCTTCAGCAACATCGCGTGAGGCAGAACTTCTCTTCAGGGCAACGCTGGGTGTCTCGATTGTGGGAATATTCTTTGGAATTTTTTTTCTTTTCATCAACAGCGATCTGGCGATCCGGATCGCTGCGACACTCCTCGTGGGTATTGTCGGTATTCTCAGTTTTTTGAGGCACTCGGTATACTTCCGGTCCGATCAGGCCCGGATGGGCTGGCACCAGGAGCATCCGGAGTTCCAGATGGAAGTGGGCTTTGCAAACCTCGCCATCGGGGTCTGGGCAATCGCGGTCTCAGTGCTGAACTTCGGGGCGTCTGCCTGCGGCCTGATGCTTGCCGTTTATGGCACCTACCTGCTCTGTACGCTTGTTCTCCATGTGTACGAGGCAATGTCGAAAGATACTGTTGTACCGGAAGTCCGGGAGCGTATGATCCGAAGTATATTCTCTACGCTGCTCTTCGTCATCGCGCTCTTCGCGTTTGCGATTATTGCATTCCTGCAGACCGGTCCGGTCTGGTCCGTGCATATCTGA